One stretch of Candidatus Omnitrophota bacterium DNA includes these proteins:
- a CDS encoding TetR/AcrR family transcriptional regulator: protein MPKSGIIIEALKKVIIEKGVKNITSEAIAKKAGVAKGTLYLYFKTKEDMISTLVESFLKEGEELVSSSLRTKGGAIAKLRAFVKADLSFYEKNHKIFRTLGMENSAMGNLLGKAKKKMILKRYFKIVEAIGMAVKEGIAENKIEKMPPIEGAVLLIQIIHAYAGMRIHEFSKRSIAGNTDKVLKIFLKGVGA from the coding sequence ATGCCGAAAAGCGGGATAATAATAGAGGCCTTGAAAAAAGTCATCATTGAAAAAGGCGTCAAAAACATCACATCCGAGGCCATCGCGAAAAAAGCGGGTGTGGCCAAGGGAACTCTCTACCTTTATTTCAAAACGAAAGAGGATATGATCAGCACCCTCGTTGAAAGTTTTCTGAAAGAGGGCGAGGAGCTTGTCAGTTCCTCGCTGCGGACAAAAGGCGGGGCCATCGCGAAACTGAGGGCCTTTGTAAAGGCCGATCTGAGTTTTTACGAGAAAAACCACAAGATCTTCAGGACGCTCGGGATGGAAAATTCCGCCATGGGCAATCTTCTCGGCAAAGCGAAGAAAAAAATGATCTTAAAGCGTTATTTTAAAATAGTGGAAGCGATAGGCATGGCGGTCAAAGAGGGCATAGCCGAAAATAAAATAGAGAAGATGCCGCCGATAGAAGGCGCGGTGCTGCTCATACAGATAATCCACGCCTACGCGGGGATGAGGATACACGAATTTTCAAAGCGCTCTATCGCCGGCAACACCGACAAGGTGCTTAAAATATTCCTTAAAGGGGTGGGAGCGTGA